One genomic window of Haloarchaeobius salinus includes the following:
- a CDS encoding winged helix-turn-helix transcriptional regulator produces the protein MGRQEVDVSPDRQAALDAVAVLSGKWHPTVLIVLADRGPSGFNELLESVPGISGKVLTETLTALEDVDLVDRTVVSESPLRVEYALTPAGEDLDAVFDVLASWANRHLGSVVPTVLVADGDRRLTEMYGRWLDASYIAVRAHNDEEFEARFGDEIDVVLVAESVPGIAPERIAERVRPTAQVVLVVEERPGFDILAVECDGVVRKPLVREQLRSVLEEQLSRRGASEAVREYGTLAAKRSLLESHYSPETLAGNDTYETLCSRMDALEDRIED, from the coding sequence ATGGGTCGTCAGGAGGTCGACGTGTCGCCAGACCGGCAGGCAGCGCTCGACGCGGTGGCGGTGCTGTCCGGGAAGTGGCACCCGACCGTCCTGATCGTGCTCGCCGACCGCGGCCCGAGCGGTTTCAACGAACTCCTGGAGTCGGTCCCGGGGATCTCGGGGAAGGTCCTCACCGAGACGCTGACGGCGCTCGAGGACGTCGACCTCGTCGACCGCACCGTCGTCAGCGAGTCCCCGCTCCGGGTCGAGTACGCACTCACGCCCGCGGGCGAGGACCTCGACGCGGTGTTCGACGTGCTCGCGTCGTGGGCCAACCGTCACCTGGGGTCGGTGGTCCCCACCGTCCTCGTCGCGGACGGCGACCGACGCCTCACCGAGATGTACGGCCGCTGGCTCGATGCGTCCTACATCGCGGTCCGTGCGCACAACGACGAGGAGTTCGAGGCACGCTTCGGGGACGAGATCGACGTGGTCCTCGTCGCCGAGAGCGTCCCCGGCATCGCCCCGGAGCGCATCGCGGAGCGGGTCCGGCCGACGGCGCAGGTCGTGCTGGTGGTCGAAGAACGACCCGGGTTCGACATACTCGCCGTCGAGTGCGACGGTGTCGTCCGGAAGCCGCTCGTCCGCGAGCAGTTGCGTTCCGTCCTCGAGGAACAGCTCTCACGCCGCGGGGCGTCCGAGGCAGTCCGCGAGTACGGCACACTCGCGGCGAAGCGCTCGTTGCTGGAGTCGCACTACTCGCCGGAGACGCTCGCCGGCAACGACACCTACGAGACGCTGTGTTCGCGGATGGACGCGCTCGAGGACCGCATCGAGGACTGA